A window of bacterium genomic DNA:
GATGCTTTTATGTTTTGTTAGACTTCCCTTAAAAATGAGGCTTTCGCTTACCAGAATTGCGCTTTTGGCGGGGGCGCTGGCGGGAAGCGTCGTCGCCGCGGGGGACCTGCCGGCGCGGCGGAACCTCGCCCAGACGGCGTTGTTGGTAGGCGACTACGAACGCGCGTATGAGCTCGCGGACGAAATTCTCGCGACGTGGCCCGACGACGCCGGCACCCACCTCATACGGGGGCTCGCGCTGATGGCGCGGGGGGAGTTCGAAGCGGCGGAAGAGGACCTCCTGGTCGCGCGCGAAGCGTACCCCGACGATACCGCGGTCCTCTTCAACTTGGCGGTCATCGCGGAGCGGCGCGGCGACTATCGCGGTGGCCTGTACTACCTCAACGAAGCCTTCGCCCGCGGCCTGGATAAAGTTGACGCCCATCTTCTGAAGGTCAAGTTGCTGGACCACTTGGGTCGCCGCGGGGAGGCGCGAGATACGCTGGAATACTACCTGACGCAGCGGCCCGGCACGCGGCCGATTTACTTGGCGTTGGCGGAGTGGTCGCGGGCGGCGGGGGACGCGGAGAAGGCCATCGCGTACTACGAGAAAGCTTTGAAGCACGGCCGGGACGGCCCGACGCTCGCCGAGTTGGCGGCGACGTACGAGGCCGCGGGGGACCGGCGTAGCGCCGTCGATTATTACTTCGAGGCGGTTGCGAAAGGCGCGGCGAGCTCGGATATTCTGGCGGAATACGCCACGGATTACGCGGCGGCCGCCGAGTTCGAGCAAGCACTGGAAATATACCAACGGTTGGTGGACCGGTTCCCCGAGAACGCGCACTACCTCTTCGGCCTTTCCTTCGTCAAACAACAAATAGGCCGGGTGGAGGAAGCGCGGGAGGGGTACCGGGAAGTCGTGCGCTTAAAACCGGATTTCGCCGAACCCTACTACAACCTCGCGGCGTTGGCCGACGCCGACGAAGATGCCGACGCGGCGGCCTCGTATTACCGCGATTTTTTGCAATACTC
This region includes:
- a CDS encoding tetratricopeptide repeat protein, with amino-acid sequence MRLSLTRIALLAGALAGSVVAAGDLPARRNLAQTALLVGDYERAYELADEILATWPDDAGTHLIRGLALMARGEFEAAEEDLLVAREAYPDDTAVLFNLAVIAERRGDYRGGLYYLNEAFARGLDKVDAHLLKVKLLDHLGRRGEARDTLEYYLTQRPGTRPIYLALAEWSRAAGDAEKAIAYYEKALKHGRDGPTLAELAATYEAAGDRRSAVDYYFEAVAKGAASSDILAEYATDYAAAAEFEQALEIYQRLVDRFPENAHYLFGLSFVKQQIGRVEEAREGYREVVRLKPDFAEPYYNLAALADADEDADAAASYYRDFLQYSAGRDDLAESRAKASQRLRLLEGY